A stretch of DNA from Rhodococcus sp. NBC_00297:
CGTCGACCCGAAGTTCGTACAGCGCGGGCGAATTGGCGGGCTCGATCCGGCGCAGGAGATCCACCGACACGAGTGCGTCGAGGTTGCCGTAGACGGTCTGCCGCGACATCCCCTGGCTCTTCAGCGTGCGGGCCACGTAGCCGGCGTCGACGTGTGGGTGCCGCGCCACGACGTTCAGCACGCGCAGGCGCGGGCGGGTCACGCGCAGCCCGCGCTCACGCAGTACCCGACGCCACTGCTCTTCCGACGAGACGACCGTCGGCTGTTCCCTGGTGTCCACGACGCCGGAGTGCCCCCGCAGGGCGCCGTGAAACGTCCGGGCCGTGTCAGTCGTCGCGACCCCGGTCCTCGGTGGTGGACGCACGGATCTTGCGGCGATGGCTGGTGTCGCAGAAGGGGTAGTTCTTGCTGCGTCGACACGCGCAGAGCGCCACCATGAAGCGGTCGGACCGCACGCGGGTGCCGTCCTCCATCTCCACGTCGACGGGCCCCTCCACCATCACCGGCCCGCCCGGAACAACCCGGACGAGCCGTGCTGCGGGAGCAGCGTCAGGCGCGTCGGGCACGGACGACCACCAGTTCCTCGGAGCGCCGACCCGGCTGCAGGGCGCCCGTGGCCTCGAGCCACTCGGCGCGCGCGTGCATGACGGGACCGAACGCGATCCGACGGCGAGCCACCACGTCGACCGTGGTGCCGGACCGCATCAGACGCTCGATCGTGCGGTCCACACCGGCGAACTCGGACTGCACGATCAGCATGGTGCCGCCCGGAGTGAGGAGATCGAACGCGTTGTCGCACAACGGGTCCAGGACGATGCGACCGTCGGCGCCGGCGTCCCACGCACGGTGCACACCGCGCCCCTCCGGCGCGGTCGGCGACGGCACGTACGGCGGATTGGAGACCACGAGGTCGAACGGCGCCTCGGCGAGGGCGTCGATGAGCGTGCCCTGTCGCGCATCGACCTCGACACCGATGCGCTCGGCGTTGTCCAGGGCGCACGCGACGGCGCGAGCATCCAGGTCGTAGGCGAGCACCTCACGTGCACCGAGACACGCAGCCTGGAGTGCGAGCACTCCGGTACCCGTACACAGATCGAGGGCACGCGCACCCAGGGGCGACGCCGCCACCGGCATGACCTCGCAGAGCAGTCTCGAATCGTCCTGGGGGGCGTACACACCGGGGTGTGCACGCACCATGCTGATCGTGTCGCGATGAATCGTCGTCACACGAGAACCTTCCGTCGGCGCAGATGCGCTGGCAGCATCTGCCGCCTTTCTTCAGGAATGGCATTCCCGAACGGACGCGATTCAAACGCGGGACCGGCGCGTCACCACCTCCGAGCGATGATGGAGACGATGCGCGGAATCTCCTCGTCGGCAAGCGGTTCGACCCCGATGACCACCTGGCGGGTGAGCAGACCGTCCACGGACATGGCGAACAGTTCCGCCGACGCCACGGTCGCGGGGTAGCCCGCCTCGCTCATCTTGGACGACACCAGGCCGACGAACGCGGCCAACTGGGCGTCGAACGCCGCCTTGAGTTCGGGCCGCACCAGACCCTCGCCGAGAAGGTGGTGCCGTGCGACGACGCGGCCGCGATGCTCCTCGCTGCACATGTCGCGAACGAACCCGACGACGGCGTCGACCACGGCGTCGTGATGCCAGGTGTCGAGTGCGAAGTGCCGACCGGCGACCTCGAGATCTCTCCGGAACACCTCGTCGAGCGCCAGCGAGAGCAGGGTGGCTCGATCGGGCGCGTGATAGTTGACGGCGCCGGCACCGAGACCGGTTGCCTGATCGACCGCACGATGTGTGAACCCACGGGGACCGCGTTCGGCGAGCACCTGCACCGCGGCGGCAGAGATCAGTGAGCGCCGACTTCTGGGCTTCTCCACCGTCTCACCATCACTCATTGGTGAGATGTTACGGCCCTGACGTGCCGGTACCACCATCACCGGTCACGGTCGGCTCACGATGATCGCGCCGGCGGAACGGGCTGATCGAGCCCGCTCCACCGTCCCCCGACTGCCGCGTCACGATCATGACAGGCGTTGAGGGTACACCCGTCTCGGCACGTCCGCTCGTGCTTGACACCGGGGTCGCCGGCGTCTTTTCTGTACAGATGTTGAGGAATCGGGCCATGAGTCGTCGCGGGATGTTGGGAGCGGCCGCCGTCGCCGCGGGAGCGGTCACGGTGGGGATCGCCCCGCGCGTCCGCGCAGCGCCGACACTCCCCTCGGCGGCCTGCGCCGTTCGCTATCCCGGCTACCGCGGCGCCGACTTCGCGCTCCCGTACGCCCGCTACATGCAGGCCCGGACCGTCCCCGCGCCGCAGATCGTGGCCGACGCCTTCGCCGGCCCGGCGCTACCGGCGGGAGCAGTGCCTCGGTTCGAGGACATCACGCGCGATCTCGGCCCGACCGGGACGTCCGCC
This window harbors:
- a CDS encoding methyltransferase, whose translation is MTTIHRDTISMVRAHPGVYAPQDDSRLLCEVMPVAASPLGARALDLCTGTGVLALQAACLGAREVLAYDLDARAVACALDNAERIGVEVDARQGTLIDALAEAPFDLVVSNPPYVPSPTAPEGRGVHRAWDAGADGRIVLDPLCDNAFDLLTPGGTMLIVQSEFAGVDRTIERLMRSGTTVDVVARRRIAFGPVMHARAEWLEATGALQPGRRSEELVVVRARRA
- a CDS encoding CDGSH iron-sulfur domain-containing protein, whose amino-acid sequence is MVEGPVDVEMEDGTRVRSDRFMVALCACRRSKNYPFCDTSHRRKIRASTTEDRGRDD
- a CDS encoding Fur family transcriptional regulator → MDTREQPTVVSSEEQWRRVLRERGLRVTRPRLRVLNVVARHPHVDAGYVARTLKSQGMSRQTVYGNLDALVSVDLLRRIEPANSPALYELRVDGDDHHHLMCRQCRRVFDTALTSDVRRRAPEPEDDDFDIDGVDVFFWGVCRDCRTGNQQV
- a CDS encoding TetR/AcrR family transcriptional regulator, whose translation is MSDGETVEKPRSRRSLISAAAVQVLAERGPRGFTHRAVDQATGLGAGAVNYHAPDRATLLSLALDEVFRRDLEVAGRHFALDTWHHDAVVDAVVGFVRDMCSEEHRGRVVARHHLLGEGLVRPELKAAFDAQLAAFVGLVSSKMSEAGYPATVASAELFAMSVDGLLTRQVVIGVEPLADEEIPRIVSIIARRW